A stretch of Streptosporangium album DNA encodes these proteins:
- a CDS encoding acetate--CoA ligase family protein, whose product MTATTRRPALDRLLSPRSIAMVGASNSPTRIGGTVFANLLRAFPGDVYPINPKDEVVQNRPAFRTVSELPEAVDMAVIAVPAPAVVGVVAECAARGIGGATVITSGFAEAGPEGRALQDRLTEVSRETGIRVVGPNCIGYMNAHEGVMANFMMTVDQPLPQPGPVALVSQSGGFGSYITNKAVLAGLRLGWFVSTGNEADVNVANVLRHLVERPEVGVLLSFVETLRDPEVFVETACRAAELDKPLVLLKAGRSEEAARAAMSHTASIVGSAQVLDAVCRQYGVFVASTMEELLDFGTIFQDGRRARGNRVIVMTSSGGAGVLLADEAGQAGLSVPELPKEEQTALAADMPLPFYGSTVNPVDTTAQTTAMPDAYRKVLNRVAASPSADMVAAVTWAGPGPGNDAIVEMYQNTDKPVAILSTAWSEQFQQAGVPTYTDPRRAMAALAALARQSARRPLPPDPARFTADADRVRRVRELIAGTGGETTLLESTGKSILAMYGVPVTREELVTDVDGAVEAAERVGGPVAIKVMSYQLPHKSDVGAIRLGLRGPDAVRAGYREMLAEVARRAPDAVVEGVLVQQMAPARLELTCGLQRDPVFGPMVALGLGGVLVEVLSEAVLLRPPFDADTARAALGELLGGRLVTGRRGLSEAEQQAAAQVMAGLGVLALELDEVTEVDVNPLRVADGVVLAADALIVVDHG is encoded by the coding sequence ATGACCGCGACCACAAGACGACCAGCACTCGACCGGCTGCTCTCGCCACGCTCGATCGCGATGGTGGGCGCATCGAACAGCCCGACCCGCATCGGAGGTACCGTCTTCGCCAATCTGCTCCGCGCCTTCCCCGGAGACGTTTACCCCATCAATCCCAAGGACGAGGTGGTCCAGAACCGCCCGGCGTTCCGTACCGTCAGCGAGCTGCCGGAGGCCGTCGACATGGCGGTGATCGCGGTGCCCGCTCCGGCCGTGGTCGGCGTGGTCGCCGAGTGCGCCGCCCGGGGCATCGGTGGTGCGACGGTCATCACCTCGGGCTTCGCCGAGGCCGGTCCTGAAGGACGCGCCCTTCAGGACCGGCTCACCGAGGTGTCGCGCGAGACCGGCATCCGCGTTGTCGGCCCGAACTGCATCGGCTACATGAACGCGCACGAGGGGGTGATGGCGAACTTCATGATGACCGTGGACCAGCCGTTGCCGCAGCCGGGACCGGTGGCGCTCGTCTCGCAGAGCGGCGGCTTCGGTTCGTACATCACCAACAAGGCGGTCCTGGCCGGGCTGCGGCTGGGCTGGTTCGTCTCGACCGGCAACGAGGCCGACGTGAACGTGGCGAACGTGCTGCGCCACCTTGTGGAGCGACCCGAGGTGGGGGTGCTCCTCTCGTTCGTCGAAACTCTGCGCGACCCCGAGGTCTTCGTCGAGACCGCCTGCCGCGCCGCCGAACTGGACAAGCCGCTGGTGCTGCTCAAGGCCGGCCGTTCCGAGGAGGCGGCGCGGGCGGCGATGAGCCACACCGCCTCGATCGTGGGCTCGGCCCAGGTCCTGGACGCGGTCTGCCGGCAATACGGCGTCTTCGTCGCCTCCACCATGGAGGAGCTGCTCGACTTCGGCACCATCTTCCAGGACGGTCGACGCGCCCGCGGTAACCGGGTGATCGTGATGACCTCGTCGGGAGGCGCCGGGGTGCTGCTCGCCGACGAGGCGGGGCAGGCAGGGCTGTCAGTGCCGGAACTGCCCAAGGAGGAGCAGACGGCGCTGGCCGCCGACATGCCCCTGCCCTTCTACGGCAGTACGGTCAACCCGGTGGACACCACCGCGCAGACCACCGCGATGCCCGACGCCTACCGCAAGGTGCTCAACAGGGTCGCCGCCAGCCCGTCCGCCGACATGGTGGCCGCGGTCACCTGGGCGGGGCCCGGGCCGGGCAACGACGCGATCGTCGAGATGTACCAGAACACCGACAAGCCGGTGGCGATCCTCTCCACGGCCTGGAGCGAGCAGTTCCAGCAGGCCGGCGTGCCCACCTATACCGACCCACGCCGGGCGATGGCCGCACTGGCCGCGCTCGCCAGGCAGTCGGCCCGCCGCCCGCTACCGCCCGACCCGGCTCGGTTCACCGCCGACGCCGACCGGGTGCGACGGGTACGCGAGCTGATCGCCGGGACGGGCGGGGAGACGACGCTGCTGGAGTCGACCGGCAAGAGCATCCTGGCGATGTACGGCGTCCCGGTGACCCGCGAGGAACTGGTGACCGACGTGGACGGCGCGGTCGAGGCGGCCGAGCGCGTCGGCGGACCGGTGGCGATCAAGGTGATGTCGTACCAGCTTCCACACAAGTCCGACGTGGGAGCGATCAGGCTCGGATTACGCGGCCCCGACGCGGTCCGCGCCGGATACCGGGAGATGCTCGCCGAGGTCGCCCGCCGGGCGCCGGACGCGGTCGTCGAGGGTGTGCTCGTCCAACAGATGGCGCCCGCCCGGCTTGAGCTGACCTGTGGATTGCAGCGTGACCCGGTCTTCGGGCCCATGGTCGCGCTCGGGCTCGGCGGGGTCCTGGTGGAGGTGCTGAGCGAGGCCGTGCTGCTCCGCCCGCCGTTCGACGCGGACACCGCGCGGGCGGCGCTGGGCGAGCTGCTCGGCGGACGCCTGGTGACCGGGCGGCGCGGCCTGTCCGAGGCGGAGCAGCAGGCGGCGGCCCAGGTCATGGCCGGCCTCGGCGTCCTCGCACTGGAGCTGGACGAGGTGACCGAGGTCGACGTCAACCCGCTGCGCGTCGCCGACGGCGTGGTGCTCGCGGCCGACGCGCTGATCGTGGTGGACCATGGCTGA
- a CDS encoding CoA transferase codes for MTASLRRRPLDGVRVVTFAQLYQGPYATMLLAVRLSRALATRTYTQWQETFDRIGVPAGPVHRLDEVPHDPHVLARQAIRSLDGRPRRRYVRQPLRLSGYSAHDPAPAPRLGEHTASLLRELDTSPHPEEVTEP; via the coding sequence GTGACGGCGAGCCTGAGGCGGCGCCCGCTCGACGGAGTACGGGTGGTCACCTTCGCGCAGCTGTACCAGGGCCCGTACGCGACGATGCTGCTCGCCGTCCGGCTGTCCCGGGCGCTGGCCACCCGTACGTACACGCAGTGGCAGGAGACATTCGACCGGATCGGGGTGCCCGCCGGCCCGGTCCACCGGCTGGACGAGGTCCCGCACGACCCGCACGTGCTGGCACGCCAGGCGATCCGGTCCCTGGACGGCCGCCCACGGCGGCGGTACGTGCGCCAGCCACTGCGGCTGAGCGGGTACTCCGCGCATGACCCCGCCCCGGCTCCCCGCCTGGGGGAACACACCGCTTCGCTCCTTCGCGAGCTGGACACATCACCGCATCCCGAGGAGGTAACCGAGCCATGA
- a CDS encoding SDR family NAD(P)-dependent oxidoreductase has product MRLKDKVAVVTGAAQGIGRSIAELYAREGARVAVVDVRGDAAEKVAAGIREAGGDALAVTCDVSSRSAVNHAAGAVKAAYGPIDILVNNAGVTRPAMLHKMTDEEWELVLAVHLYGSFYWLQAVVHDMIEREQGRIIFSSSSTAQNGSIGQINYAAAKSGMLGMVRTAARELGRYNVLVNAVAPAAATEMTLKVRTDPRFADGIKRLPLRRYADPDEIAPTFVYLASDAASYVTGQVISVDGGGMMVR; this is encoded by the coding sequence ATGCGTTTGAAGGACAAGGTCGCCGTGGTGACCGGCGCCGCGCAGGGCATCGGCCGCTCGATCGCCGAGCTGTACGCGCGTGAGGGCGCCCGGGTCGCGGTGGTCGACGTGCGGGGGGACGCCGCGGAGAAGGTGGCCGCGGGCATCCGCGAGGCGGGCGGCGACGCACTCGCCGTGACCTGCGACGTGTCGAGTCGGTCGGCGGTGAACCACGCGGCCGGGGCCGTCAAGGCGGCATACGGGCCGATCGACATCCTGGTGAACAACGCCGGCGTCACCCGCCCGGCGATGTTGCACAAGATGACCGATGAGGAGTGGGAGCTGGTCCTCGCGGTCCACCTCTATGGCTCGTTCTACTGGCTGCAGGCCGTGGTCCACGACATGATCGAGCGGGAGCAGGGGCGGATCATCTTCTCCTCCTCCTCGACGGCGCAGAACGGCTCCATCGGGCAGATCAACTACGCCGCCGCGAAGTCGGGAATGCTCGGCATGGTCCGCACCGCCGCACGCGAGCTCGGCCGCTACAACGTCCTCGTCAACGCGGTGGCCCCTGCGGCAGCGACCGAGATGACGCTCAAGGTGCGCACCGATCCGCGCTTCGCCGACGGCATCAAGCGCCTGCCGCTACGCCGCTACGCCGACCCCGACGAGATCGCGCCGACCTTCGTGTACCTCGCCTCCGACGCGGCCAGCTATGTCACCGGTCAGGTGATCTCGGTGGACGGCGGCGGGATGATGGTGCGTTGA
- a CDS encoding ABC transporter ATP-binding protein, producing MLSVVGVTGGYGDLRVLWDVDVAVRSGRITVVLGRNGAGKTSLLSAIAGLLPTVSQGWIELDGQGLSGAPAHRRVRAGLALVQENKRVFHARTVEENLLLGGYTLGGYGLRRGARREALEKAYERFPVLLKRRRALAGSLSGGQQQMLAIGQALMPGPRLLMLDEPSAGLAPAIVNEVLAMVAALREEGLSILLVEQRIEHALEIADDVAVMENGRIITTGPKSAFDDGAVIREVYLGRSGEQLTTGNH from the coding sequence ATGTTGTCCGTCGTCGGAGTCACCGGTGGGTACGGCGATCTGCGCGTGCTCTGGGACGTGGACGTGGCAGTGCGCTCCGGGCGGATCACCGTCGTGCTCGGGCGCAACGGCGCCGGGAAGACCTCGCTGCTCTCCGCCATCGCGGGACTGCTCCCGACCGTGAGCCAGGGCTGGATCGAGCTGGACGGGCAGGGCCTCAGCGGCGCACCCGCCCACCGCCGGGTGCGCGCGGGCCTCGCCCTGGTACAGGAGAACAAGCGGGTCTTCCACGCCCGCACCGTCGAGGAGAACCTGCTCCTCGGTGGATACACGCTCGGCGGATACGGGCTACGCCGCGGAGCCCGCCGGGAGGCGCTGGAGAAGGCCTACGAGCGCTTCCCCGTACTCCTGAAGAGACGTCGCGCGCTGGCGGGCAGCCTCTCCGGCGGCCAGCAGCAGATGCTCGCCATCGGCCAGGCGCTGATGCCCGGCCCCAGGCTGCTGATGCTCGACGAGCCCTCCGCCGGCCTGGCGCCCGCCATCGTCAACGAGGTCCTCGCGATGGTGGCGGCGCTTCGGGAGGAAGGGCTGTCGATTCTCCTGGTCGAGCAGCGGATCGAGCACGCGCTGGAGATCGCCGACGACGTCGCGGTCATGGAGAACGGGCGCATCATCACCACCGGTCCCAAATCCGCCTTCGACGACGGCGCGGTCATCCGCGAGGTGTATCTGGGCCGGTCGGGCGAACAACTGACCACTGGTAACCACTGA
- a CDS encoding branched-chain amino acid ABC transporter ATP-binding protein/permease gives MNALIHRSRPLGAVLLMVLLLIAPTAGLINGYWARTVMLIAILSLLVSGLNVVLGYAGELAMGQVALYAVGAYVAGYLGVRFGVTNVLVALAAATVAAIVVGLVTGIPGLRLGGWSLAMVTFFLVTLVPNLVDVFADFTGGTLGMGTAVPTLFGMEIVGDRLYWLILVVVVGWFAIARNLLLSRHGNMFLVLRQSPILASVLGVSVYRLKLLVYVVGAIPAALAGALFSMLDGFIAPDTFTFALALSVLAASVVGGATSVYGAVAGAAVMQIGQQTFTQFQTWQLVIYGAFLLVAGIAFNRGLAGLAQDGLAAARRRGWLPAPATAPAPAKPAGGDTGGHADAQLDRLHGVPLRTEGLSKSFGGNRALDDISIEARPGEVTALIGPNGSGKTTLLNLICGLYKPSGGRLLLGDEQIGGQPPYRIARHGVARTFQTPLIPKHMTTLAFVATGRYVTHRVGILSAVLRLPKFRSGYAADNAEARALLRLVGIADVADQQVDSLALGTRRLVEVARSLASGARVFLFDEVGSGLDESDLAVLERAIGMIREAGGTVILVEHNFPLVLKLADRIHVLSQGKLLASGTPEEIQADRRVLAEYTGAADGGAGPEESDSVTDLQAAEGPAVSKGVQ, from the coding sequence ATGAACGCACTCATCCACCGGTCCCGCCCGCTAGGCGCCGTGCTCCTCATGGTCCTGCTCCTGATCGCCCCCACCGCGGGCCTGATCAACGGGTACTGGGCGCGTACGGTGATGCTGATCGCGATCCTGAGCCTGCTGGTCAGCGGCCTGAACGTCGTCCTCGGCTACGCCGGGGAGCTGGCCATGGGGCAGGTCGCGCTCTACGCGGTGGGCGCCTACGTCGCCGGCTATCTGGGAGTCCGGTTCGGCGTGACGAACGTGCTGGTCGCGCTCGCGGCGGCAACCGTCGCCGCGATCGTGGTCGGGCTGGTGACCGGCATACCCGGGCTCCGCCTGGGCGGCTGGTCGTTGGCGATGGTGACCTTCTTCCTGGTCACGCTGGTGCCGAACCTGGTTGACGTCTTCGCCGACTTCACCGGGGGCACGCTCGGCATGGGCACGGCCGTACCGACCCTGTTCGGCATGGAGATCGTCGGTGACCGGCTTTACTGGTTGATTCTCGTGGTCGTCGTGGGCTGGTTCGCGATCGCCCGCAACCTGCTGCTCTCCCGGCACGGGAACATGTTCCTGGTCCTGCGGCAGAGCCCGATCCTCGCCTCGGTGCTGGGCGTCTCGGTGTACCGGTTGAAACTGCTCGTGTACGTCGTCGGTGCGATTCCGGCGGCCCTGGCGGGCGCGCTCTTCTCGATGCTCGACGGGTTCATCGCACCCGACACCTTCACCTTCGCACTGGCGCTCAGCGTGCTCGCGGCCTCGGTCGTGGGCGGCGCGACGTCCGTGTACGGCGCCGTCGCGGGCGCGGCGGTGATGCAGATCGGGCAGCAGACCTTCACCCAGTTCCAGACCTGGCAGCTGGTCATCTACGGCGCGTTCCTGCTGGTGGCCGGGATCGCCTTCAACCGCGGGCTCGCCGGTCTCGCCCAGGACGGCCTGGCCGCCGCGCGCCGTCGGGGCTGGCTCCCCGCACCGGCCACGGCCCCCGCTCCGGCCAAACCCGCCGGCGGTGACACGGGCGGCCACGCGGACGCGCAGCTCGACCGGTTGCACGGCGTGCCGCTGCGCACCGAGGGGCTGAGCAAGTCCTTCGGCGGCAACAGGGCGCTGGACGACATCTCCATTGAGGCCCGCCCGGGCGAGGTGACCGCGCTGATCGGCCCCAACGGCTCGGGCAAGACCACCCTCCTCAACCTGATCTGCGGTCTCTACAAGCCGTCGGGCGGGCGGCTGCTGCTCGGCGACGAGCAGATCGGCGGGCAGCCGCCGTACCGGATCGCCAGGCACGGGGTGGCGCGCACCTTCCAGACTCCGCTGATCCCCAAGCACATGACCACGCTCGCCTTCGTCGCGACCGGCAGGTACGTGACCCACCGCGTCGGAATCCTCTCGGCCGTGCTGCGGCTGCCGAAGTTCCGCAGCGGGTACGCGGCGGACAACGCGGAGGCGCGGGCGCTGTTGCGGCTGGTGGGCATCGCGGACGTCGCCGACCAGCAGGTCGACTCCCTCGCGCTGGGCACCCGGCGACTGGTCGAGGTGGCCCGCTCGCTCGCCTCCGGGGCGCGGGTCTTCCTCTTCGACGAGGTCGGCTCCGGGCTGGACGAGAGCGACCTGGCGGTACTCGAACGGGCGATCGGGATGATCCGCGAAGCCGGCGGCACCGTGATCCTCGTCGAGCACAACTTCCCCCTGGTGCTCAAGCTGGCCGACCGGATCCACGTCCTTAGCCAGGGCAAGCTGCTCGCCTCCGGCACTCCGGAGGAGATCCAGGCCGACCGCAGGGTGCTCGCCGAATACACCGGCGCGGCCGACGGCGGGGCCGGACCCGAGGAATCCGATTCGGTAACGGACCTGCAGGCGGCCGAGGGACCGGCCGTGTCGAAGGGAGTCCAGTGA
- a CDS encoding branched-chain amino acid ABC transporter permease → MTTVWAGLATGAIYSLIAIGYNVVLLASGTFNFAHAQLLMVGTFLAYTGAVTFELPVVPTVLLATAGVAAIALLEERVAIRPLLGRTDSHGTLITTVGAATILDGLAAAIWGRQPLTVPSVLPDHPLTLLGGTVRPIDLALIGFTLVVGVGVHLWSRHTLTGLASLASAEDRQAASARGINVRLLGVGAFALAGAIAGAFGLLVGARTYAAFDLGHSLALFGFVAIAIGGSGSQLGGLIGGFATGLVYAFAARYIGAAYPQLVVFGVFLLILFLRPRGLFGAALERRV, encoded by the coding sequence ATGACGACAGTATGGGCGGGGCTGGCGACCGGTGCGATCTACTCACTGATCGCGATCGGGTACAACGTGGTGTTGCTCGCCTCCGGGACGTTCAACTTCGCGCACGCGCAGCTGCTGATGGTCGGCACCTTCCTCGCCTACACCGGGGCGGTCACCTTCGAGCTCCCGGTCGTGCCGACCGTGCTTCTCGCCACCGCCGGGGTGGCGGCCATCGCGCTCCTGGAGGAGCGGGTCGCGATCCGGCCGCTGCTGGGCCGTACGGACAGCCACGGCACGCTGATCACCACGGTCGGCGCCGCGACCATCCTGGACGGCCTGGCCGCGGCGATCTGGGGCCGGCAGCCGCTGACCGTGCCGTCGGTCCTTCCCGACCACCCGCTGACCCTGCTCGGCGGCACGGTACGGCCGATCGACCTGGCGCTGATCGGTTTCACGCTGGTGGTGGGCGTCGGGGTGCACCTGTGGTCTCGGCACACCCTGACCGGCCTCGCCTCCCTGGCCTCCGCGGAGGACCGGCAGGCGGCCTCGGCGCGCGGCATCAACGTGCGACTCCTCGGCGTCGGCGCCTTCGCCCTCGCCGGGGCGATCGCCGGAGCGTTCGGACTGCTGGTCGGGGCGCGCACGTACGCGGCCTTCGACCTGGGGCACTCCCTCGCCCTCTTCGGCTTCGTGGCGATCGCGATCGGCGGCTCGGGCAGCCAGCTCGGCGGGCTGATCGGCGGCTTCGCCACCGGACTCGTCTACGCGTTCGCCGCCCGGTACATCGGTGCGGCGTACCCGCAGCTCGTGGTCTTCGGGGTGTTCCTCCTGATCCTGTTCCTGCGACCGCGCGGCCTCTTCGGCGCCGCGCTCGAACGGCGGGTGTAG
- a CDS encoding ABC transporter substrate-binding protein, producing MRSRHIRLSMVSISALLALSLAACGASGSDSAGGDAADKPFIVYFTGDYSGAVSTNNASLDAGIKIAAEEFNASGGINGRKIIVETANDQNDPTKAVSLLQQRLSSGSKPDLVYPGSSSAVSLSLLPILTRQKILSVGGTVSTLLNDPAKYPYHFGVSSPGKDYAPALISAAQAKGYKKIAMLYSNDATGQSSAEIYKAAVEGAGMEFVEARYEATALDMTSQLNQLRAQNPDALVLNGYGAAALYVMRSRAQIGWDIPSYCDQLASSFPYLKNLGAEQLKNVNVVVSTVTLSTSERHSGLAGFIEKIKASPAAAGMSSTGWGLYSTGHDALALVAYAAQQAKSTDSERIKASLEDLPQPTGAPLWYAAGPTGQYVKFSFSPSDHFPTAGAETFQYVSPGVYNGDGFYTPGKA from the coding sequence ATGAGATCACGCCACATCCGTCTCTCCATGGTTTCGATCAGCGCGCTGCTCGCGCTCTCCCTGGCCGCGTGCGGCGCCTCCGGGAGCGACAGCGCGGGTGGCGACGCCGCGGACAAGCCATTCATCGTCTACTTCACCGGGGACTACTCCGGGGCGGTCTCGACCAACAATGCGAGCCTGGACGCGGGCATCAAGATCGCCGCGGAGGAGTTCAACGCCTCCGGAGGCATCAACGGCCGGAAGATCATCGTTGAGACGGCCAACGATCAGAACGACCCGACCAAGGCGGTCAGCCTGCTCCAGCAGCGTCTGTCTTCGGGGTCCAAGCCGGACCTGGTGTACCCCGGCAGTTCGAGCGCGGTCTCCCTGTCGCTGCTGCCCATCCTGACCCGGCAGAAGATCCTGTCCGTCGGTGGCACGGTGAGCACCCTGCTGAACGACCCGGCCAAGTATCCGTACCACTTCGGTGTCTCCTCGCCGGGCAAGGACTACGCGCCCGCGTTGATCTCGGCCGCGCAGGCCAAGGGCTACAAGAAGATCGCCATGCTGTACTCCAACGACGCCACCGGCCAGAGTTCGGCCGAGATCTACAAGGCGGCCGTCGAGGGCGCGGGGATGGAGTTCGTCGAGGCACGCTACGAGGCGACCGCGCTGGACATGACCTCGCAGCTCAACCAGCTGCGCGCGCAGAACCCGGACGCCCTGGTCCTCAACGGGTACGGCGCCGCCGCGCTCTACGTGATGCGCAGCCGCGCCCAGATCGGCTGGGACATCCCCTCCTACTGCGACCAGCTCGCGTCAAGCTTCCCGTACCTGAAGAACCTGGGCGCGGAGCAGCTGAAGAACGTCAACGTGGTCGTCTCCACGGTGACCCTGTCGACGAGTGAGCGTCACTCGGGGCTGGCCGGCTTCATCGAGAAGATCAAGGCGAGCCCCGCGGCCGCCGGGATGTCCAGCACCGGCTGGGGTCTCTACTCCACGGGGCACGACGCGCTCGCTCTCGTCGCGTACGCGGCGCAGCAGGCCAAGTCCACCGACTCCGAGAGGATCAAGGCGTCGCTGGAGGACCTACCGCAGCCGACCGGAGCGCCCCTGTGGTACGCCGCCGGACCCACCGGGCAGTACGTAAAATTCAGCTTCTCACCGTCGGACCACTTCCCGACGGCGGGCGCCGAGACATTCCAGTACGTCTCGCCCGGCGTCTACAACGGTGACGGCTTCTACACGCCCGGCAAGGCGTGA